In Cicer arietinum cultivar CDC Frontier isolate Library 1 chromosome 7, Cicar.CDCFrontier_v2.0, whole genome shotgun sequence, a single window of DNA contains:
- the LOC101510309 gene encoding peptidyl-prolyl cis-trans isomerase CYP40-like, with product MVNPRVYLDISIGGELEGRIVIELFHDVVPKTAENFRALCTGEKGIGPNTGVPLHFKGSCFHRVIKGFMIQGGDISAGDGTGGESIYGLNFEDESLELKHERKGILSMANSGPNTNGSQFFITTTRTPHLDGKHVIFGKVVKGIGVVRSVELGVVGENDRPVQDVVIVDCGEIPEGADDGVINFFKDGDTFADWPVDLETKTEDIQWWMSAVDSIKSFGNEHYKKQDYKMAIRKYRKALRYLDICWEKDGIDQETSAALRKTKSQIFMNSSACKLKLGDINGALMDSDFAMHDGDNAKALFRKGQAYMILNDLDAAAESFEKALELEPNDGGIKKEYAIVRKKVADRHDKEKKAYSKMFK from the exons ATGGTGAACCCAAGGGTCTACTTAGACATCAGCATCGGAGGTGAGTTAGAGGGTAGAATCGTCATCGAACTCTTCCACGACGTTGTTCCAAAAACTGCCGAAAATTTCAGAGCTCTCTGCACCGGTGAAAAGGGAATCGGTCCTAACACCGGCGTTCCCCTTCATTTCAAGGGTTCATGTTTTCATCGCGTAATCAAAGGGTTTATGATTCAAGGTGGTGACATTTCCGCCGGTGATGGAACCGGAGGTGAATCAATCTACGGTTTGAACTTCGAGGACGAGAGTTTGGAGTTAAAACACGAAAGGAAAGGGATTTTATCGATGGCAAATTCCGGTCCTAACACTAATGGCTCTCAGTTTTTTATTACTACTACTCGTACTCCTCATTTGGATGGAAAGCATGTGATATTTGGGAAGGTTGTTAAAGGAATTGGTGTTGTTCGTTCTGTGGAACTTGGCGTTGTTGGAGAGAATGATCGTCCGGTTCAAgatgttgttattgttgactGTGGGGAGATTCCGGAAGGAGCGGATGATGGtgttattaacttttttaaagacGGTGATACTTTTGCTGATTGGCCTGTTGATCTCGAGACGAAAACCGAGGATATTCAGTGGTGGATGAGTGCTGTGGATTCTATCAAAAGTTTTGGGAATGAACATTATAAG AAGCAAGATTATAAGATGGCTATCAGAAAGTACCGCAAGGCTTTGCGTTATTTAGACATTTGTTGGGAGAAGGATGGCATTGACCAAG AGACAAGCGCTGCTTTAAGgaagacaaaatctcaaatattTATGAACAGTTCG GCctgtaaattaaaattaggtGACATCAATGGAGCTTTAATGGATTCAGACTTTGCAATGCATGATGGAGACAATGCAAAAGCTCTGTTTCGCAAAGGCCAG GCATATATGATTCTCAACGACCTAGATGCTGCTGCGGAAAGCTTCGAGAAAGCATTAGAGTTGGAGCCAAATGATG GAGGGATAAAAAAGGAGTACGCAATTGTCCGGAAGAAG GTTGCTGATAGACATGATAAAGAGAAGAAAGCTTATTCTAAGATGTTCAAATAG